The Chitinophaga sp. H8 genome contains a region encoding:
- a CDS encoding DUF190 domain-containing protein: protein MLQAQIFIDKNDLQEDRPLYEYIMQFLLLHQIKGATAYKGMMGFGANQQMKRPDLIFSFDDPPIMITFIDDAAKVLDVLKQLRVTYKGGFIITHEVDSFEA, encoded by the coding sequence ATGCTACAGGCACAGATCTTTATCGACAAAAACGATCTGCAGGAGGATCGCCCCTTATACGAATACATTATGCAATTCCTGCTGCTGCACCAGATCAAGGGAGCTACTGCATATAAAGGCATGATGGGATTTGGCGCCAACCAGCAAATGAAGCGGCCCGACCTGATCTTTTCATTTGATGACCCACCGATCATGATCACCTTTATAGATGATGCCGCCAAAGTGCTGGACGTATTGAAACAACTCCGGGTTACCTACAAAGGTGGTTTTATAATTACTCACGAAGTAGATTCTTTTGAAGCATGA
- a CDS encoding efflux RND transporter periplasmic adaptor subunit, with translation MKRIINSVLIATITAGVMISCGSREQKQAAPVSDKPTLQDSGRSILFPPDSLTLSYFKTVPAGKSDLNAMLTAPARVVATVVKAIDASGQNLVLFDNADLTANYTELLQHIINIRQKAGIIQQKNAIVNQKKIELARFQDLANHGAGTGKDVSDAKTDVISAQTDMEVAQTELANEKTAIIEHESRLKLAGFDPQALAHAPLNKVWVICDMPENQVTKVKEGNNCTLHFTSYPNQSFTGTIEDIGEVVDNITRMVKLRIGINDNNKQLRAGMYAMVKFGVNEGNSLSVPKEAVITVQGKNYVFVKSGDRQFSRREVLTGAQINDRFIVYNGIQEGDQVVIEGAMELKGISFGY, from the coding sequence ATGAAAAGAATAATAAATAGTGTACTGATCGCCACCATAACAGCGGGTGTGATGATTTCCTGCGGATCACGGGAACAAAAACAAGCGGCGCCGGTGTCGGATAAACCTACCCTGCAGGACAGTGGACGTAGCATCCTGTTTCCCCCCGATAGCCTTACCCTGAGTTATTTTAAAACCGTTCCGGCAGGAAAAAGTGACCTTAATGCCATGCTTACAGCACCGGCCAGAGTAGTGGCTACCGTGGTAAAGGCCATCGATGCTTCCGGGCAGAACCTGGTGTTGTTTGATAATGCCGACCTCACGGCCAACTATACAGAACTACTTCAGCATATTATCAATATCCGGCAAAAAGCGGGTATTATCCAGCAAAAGAATGCCATCGTCAATCAGAAAAAGATTGAGCTGGCGCGGTTCCAGGACCTGGCCAATCACGGCGCCGGTACGGGCAAAGACGTATCTGATGCCAAAACAGATGTGATCAGCGCACAAACAGATATGGAAGTAGCTCAAACCGAACTGGCCAATGAAAAAACAGCTATCATAGAGCATGAATCAAGATTAAAACTGGCAGGCTTTGACCCGCAGGCGCTGGCACACGCTCCCCTGAACAAAGTATGGGTGATATGCGACATGCCGGAAAACCAGGTTACCAAAGTTAAAGAAGGCAACAACTGTACCCTGCATTTCACCTCCTACCCCAACCAATCCTTTACCGGTACAATCGAAGATATAGGTGAAGTAGTGGACAACATCACCAGAATGGTAAAATTACGTATAGGTATAAACGATAACAATAAACAGTTACGTGCCGGGATGTATGCCATGGTGAAATTTGGTGTAAATGAAGGCAATAGTTTATCAGTACCCAAAGAGGCAGTGATCACCGTACAGGGAAAAAACTACGTCTTTGTAAAGAGTGGCGACCGCCAGTTCAGCCGCCGGGAAGTACTGACCGGCGCACAGATAAATGACCGGTTTATTGTTTACAACGGCATACAGGAAGGCGACCAGGTAGTAATTGAGGGCGCCATGGAACTGAAAGGAATTTCATTCGGATATTAA
- a CDS encoding TolC family protein, translating into MLKKAFLICCVLPLSCSLYAQNGITLKQALHAAQQNNPFLQPEKLNLNIAQSDVVTAGLRPNPVLNNQTLQLMNDRYFATGTKFQNAHNRQVWWQVTKQFQLANQRKYKQEVAGKNVSVTEKNYATTEVMVLLETGNKWVDVWYNKMNLDLVQEAKTNIDSLVAIQQIRLRNQVISESDLARTQLLAEQYQLQLQQASQAYQNEIQNLQLLTGSMAPVSIDTSDPVITLVVTEQLDSLLAISYTRRPDIQVATHTIAAAKSNVKLQKALAIPNPELGLIYNPQNTVPYFGFFGTIDLPFFSRNQGEIKKSRFQLQQSEQALSAIRQQVQTDVQTTFHTYELNKEAIRKYDAILSKSTQVLTAVKYAYARGGTTIIDFLEAERTWFDTQKMYYTALYDYRRSYLQLLYVTGLINQL; encoded by the coding sequence ATGCTGAAAAAAGCTTTTCTGATCTGTTGTGTACTTCCCTTATCGTGCAGCCTGTATGCACAAAACGGGATAACCCTGAAACAGGCCTTGCATGCAGCCCAACAAAACAATCCATTTTTACAGCCGGAAAAACTGAACCTGAATATAGCCCAAAGCGATGTGGTTACTGCCGGGTTACGGCCCAATCCTGTTTTGAACAACCAAACCCTGCAACTGATGAACGACCGGTATTTTGCAACCGGCACAAAGTTTCAGAATGCGCACAACAGACAGGTATGGTGGCAGGTAACCAAACAGTTCCAGCTGGCCAACCAACGTAAATATAAACAGGAGGTAGCCGGCAAAAATGTAAGTGTCACGGAAAAAAATTATGCCACTACCGAGGTAATGGTATTACTGGAAACCGGCAACAAATGGGTGGATGTATGGTATAATAAAATGAACCTTGATCTGGTACAGGAAGCTAAAACCAATATCGACAGCCTGGTGGCCATCCAACAGATAAGACTCCGCAACCAGGTGATCAGCGAAAGTGACCTGGCCAGAACCCAACTCCTGGCAGAGCAATACCAGCTGCAACTACAGCAGGCCAGCCAGGCCTATCAGAATGAAATACAAAACCTGCAACTGCTCACAGGCAGCATGGCACCTGTATCCATCGATACCAGCGATCCCGTTATAACGCTGGTTGTAACAGAACAGCTGGATAGCCTCCTGGCCATTTCCTATACCCGGCGCCCGGATATACAGGTAGCTACCCACACCATAGCAGCCGCCAAAAGTAATGTGAAGTTGCAAAAGGCACTGGCCATCCCCAATCCGGAACTCGGACTGATCTATAACCCCCAGAATACCGTTCCATACTTCGGCTTCTTTGGTACCATCGATCTTCCTTTTTTCAGCCGTAACCAGGGAGAGATTAAAAAGTCCAGGTTTCAGCTGCAGCAATCGGAACAAGCGCTTTCCGCGATCAGACAACAGGTACAAACGGATGTACAAACCACCTTCCATACCTATGAGCTGAATAAGGAAGCTATCAGGAAGTACGATGCTATTCTATCTAAATCTACCCAGGTGCTGACGGCCGTCAAATACGCTTATGCCCGTGGCGGTACCACCATCATCGATTTTCTGGAAGCAGAACGCACCTGGTTTGATACACAGAAAATGTATTACACCGCCTTATACGATTATCGCAGGAGCTATCTCCAATTATTATACGTAACCGGATTAATCAATCAACTCTAA
- a CDS encoding glycerophosphodiester phosphodiesterase family protein — MKQYCFLLLFLCSSWLSLDAQVVAKPAKVNLKQILKDFHQRPDYVMVAAHRAAHNKYPENSLAAIRETIRIGADIVELDVRETKDSVLVIMHDRTITRTTGQPGEVSSYTYAELQKFPLLHNGQPTAERIPTFKEALLLAKGHIIVDIDFKADSREAAQKTYALLKETQTIQQVLFFIYDHQDAPFLQGLDKQLPIMPRAHNAAETDTILQMGKFPVVHADPSFYTDSLMLQIRKAGSRVWMNALGKFDAMEKATPDAGFTALLDQFKYTNVIQTDFPEELLRYLRKRGLHR; from the coding sequence ATGAAGCAATATTGTTTTCTACTACTTTTTCTTTGCAGTTCCTGGTTATCCCTTGATGCGCAGGTGGTGGCCAAACCTGCCAAGGTTAACCTGAAGCAGATATTAAAGGATTTTCATCAGCGCCCGGACTATGTAATGGTGGCCGCCCATCGTGCTGCCCACAACAAATACCCGGAAAATTCCCTGGCGGCTATCCGTGAAACCATCCGGATAGGGGCAGACATTGTAGAACTGGATGTACGCGAAACCAAAGACAGCGTACTGGTGATCATGCATGACCGTACCATTACCCGTACTACCGGACAGCCGGGAGAGGTAAGCAGCTATACGTATGCAGAACTGCAAAAATTCCCATTGCTGCACAACGGACAACCTACTGCGGAAAGAATACCTACTTTTAAAGAAGCCTTGTTGCTGGCCAAAGGCCATATTATCGTAGATATAGATTTTAAAGCAGACAGCCGGGAAGCCGCTCAGAAAACCTATGCGTTACTTAAAGAAACACAAACCATCCAACAAGTGTTATTCTTTATTTATGACCATCAGGATGCCCCGTTTCTGCAAGGTCTTGACAAACAGCTGCCCATTATGCCCAGGGCGCATAATGCCGCTGAAACAGATACCATTCTCCAAATGGGCAAGTTTCCGGTGGTACATGCCGACCCCTCCTTTTACACCGACAGCCTGATGCTCCAGATACGCAAAGCAGGCTCACGGGTATGGATGAATGCGCTGGGTAAATTTGATGCCATGGAAAAAGCAACACCGGATGCAGGATTCACAGCATTGTTAGATCAGTTTAAATATACCAATGTGATCCAGACAGATTTTCCGGAAGAGCTGCTCCGGTATCTGAGAAAAAGAGGATTACACCGGTAA
- a CDS encoding RagB/SusD family nutrient uptake outer membrane protein codes for MLFNKPLYILTAISVFCTTLSSCSLEENELYKPVPEAIYSNAAGISNGVTGVYSKLRGLYGSQKGFTATTMGTDIFQHGKDGGYKYMDDYSAALNPSNDYLNGIWNDCYEGINAANTVLDKIDNVTMSDQLKVQYKAETRFLRAHFYYWLTLQFGDVVYSEHETKGVVTDAGRTAKTEIWKKMLDDTQYAADQLNWTSSEYGRITKGAALHQLAKVKLLLKDYEGAATAAVKVIKEGPYKLVKAYGDVFDYNNQRNTEIIFAVQYLNNALFNEDGNQGHAFFTPAYDQYAGLKRDLLQGGRPYTRFRPTEFYRNLFDANDARFDVTFRYIWTYNNTATLPAGKKIGDTVVWQISPGVTSTIAPNNDNMHWGIKKHDDATRASVQDLKGFRDFFVYRFSETYLLAAEALMLAGKADQAIPYFNEVRIRAAKPNTQIPLLTAGQLNIDQILDERARELGGEEERWMDLVRTGKLVERVKKYNPNAVNIKDYHVLRPIPQAQIDLSTIKFPQNEGYF; via the coding sequence ATGCTATTTAACAAACCACTTTATATACTTACTGCGATATCCGTTTTCTGCACTACATTATCATCGTGCAGCCTGGAAGAAAATGAACTGTACAAACCGGTGCCGGAAGCTATTTACAGCAATGCGGCAGGTATTTCCAATGGGGTAACCGGTGTATACAGCAAGCTGAGAGGACTATACGGCTCCCAGAAAGGATTCACCGCCACCACCATGGGTACCGATATTTTCCAGCACGGAAAAGACGGCGGATATAAATACATGGATGATTATTCCGCAGCATTAAATCCCTCCAATGATTACCTCAATGGCATCTGGAATGATTGTTATGAAGGTATCAATGCCGCTAATACCGTACTCGACAAAATCGATAATGTGACCATGAGCGATCAGCTCAAAGTCCAGTATAAGGCAGAAACACGCTTTTTACGCGCTCATTTCTACTATTGGCTTACGCTTCAGTTTGGAGATGTGGTATATAGCGAACATGAAACCAAAGGGGTGGTAACTGATGCCGGGAGAACTGCTAAAACAGAGATCTGGAAAAAGATGCTGGATGATACCCAGTATGCCGCAGATCAGCTTAACTGGACCTCCTCCGAATATGGGCGCATTACCAAAGGAGCCGCTTTGCACCAGCTGGCAAAGGTCAAGCTTCTGCTGAAAGACTATGAAGGAGCAGCCACAGCAGCAGTAAAAGTGATCAAGGAAGGTCCTTATAAACTGGTTAAGGCTTATGGCGATGTATTTGATTACAACAATCAAAGAAATACCGAAATCATTTTTGCAGTGCAATACCTGAATAATGCCCTGTTTAATGAGGATGGCAACCAGGGACATGCCTTTTTCACACCTGCCTATGACCAGTATGCGGGTTTAAAAAGAGACCTCTTGCAAGGAGGACGCCCCTATACCAGGTTCCGGCCTACAGAATTCTACCGCAACCTGTTTGATGCCAATGATGCCCGCTTTGATGTTACCTTCCGGTATATCTGGACATACAATAATACAGCTACCCTCCCTGCCGGAAAAAAGATAGGGGATACCGTAGTATGGCAGATTTCACCAGGGGTAACTTCTACCATTGCGCCGAATAATGACAACATGCATTGGGGCATTAAAAAACATGATGATGCTACCCGCGCAAGTGTACAGGACCTGAAAGGATTCCGGGACTTCTTTGTATACCGTTTTTCAGAAACCTACCTGCTGGCTGCAGAAGCGCTTATGCTGGCAGGAAAAGCAGATCAGGCCATTCCTTACTTTAATGAAGTAAGAATCCGGGCGGCCAAACCCAATACACAAATACCGTTATTGACTGCCGGCCAGCTGAATATCGACCAGATCCTCGATGAGCGTGCCAGGGAACTGGGTGGTGAAGAAGAACGCTGGATGGACCTGGTACGTACCGGCAAACTGGTAGAACGGGTAAAAAAATATAACCCTAATGCGGTGAATATCAAGGATTATCATGTACTGCGACCTATCCCTCAGGCACAAATAGATTTGTCAACTATTAAATTTCCGCAAAACGAAGGTTATTTTTAA